In a genomic window of Thermodesulfobacteriota bacterium:
- a CDS encoding glycosyltransferase family 2 protein: MSNLRLIGMIAGFALFILSFRIFRGQRWNRANFFLFAASGLFLSALSLNPALINILQRMLALDDAEKGRLLALLIFAVIILWFSLILLRTSFLKQKYQFDRLVRAVSIADHLEKIRGGLAGCDAAVIIPAYNEAANLREVIPRIPEKVGDLKLGVVVVDDGSEDDTFDGAISAGALAVRSPINRGGGAALRMGYDILKKAGIGICVTMDADGQHNPEEIPGLLRPLLENESDIVIGSRIVGSREKDSLFRLAGVYFFSFIINRLTGLAITDPSSGFRAFKMDVVRRIPLDEDQFHTSELIINAAKAGFRIREAPVTIMKRKYGKSKKGRNWFYGLNFAKIVIRSWWR; encoded by the coding sequence ATGTCAAACCTCAGGCTGATCGGAATGATCGCGGGTTTTGCCCTTTTCATTCTGAGCTTCCGCATCTTTCGCGGCCAGCGATGGAACCGGGCGAATTTTTTCCTCTTTGCCGCCTCGGGTTTGTTCCTCTCCGCCCTCTCCCTGAACCCCGCCCTGATCAATATCCTCCAGCGCATGCTGGCCCTGGACGACGCGGAAAAAGGACGGCTGCTGGCCCTGCTGATCTTCGCGGTCATCATCCTGTGGTTTTCCCTCATTCTGCTGCGCACCTCATTTTTAAAGCAAAAATATCAGTTTGACCGGCTGGTGCGGGCCGTGAGCATTGCCGACCACCTGGAAAAAATCCGCGGCGGACTGGCCGGGTGTGACGCGGCCGTGATTATCCCGGCCTACAACGAGGCCGCCAATCTGCGGGAGGTCATTCCCCGCATTCCCGAAAAGGTGGGGGATCTGAAGCTGGGCGTGGTGGTGGTCGACGACGGCAGCGAGGACGACACCTTTGACGGCGCGATTTCCGCCGGGGCCTTGGCGGTCCGGAGCCCCATCAACCGGGGGGGCGGCGCCGCGCTGCGGATGGGGTATGATATCCTGAAAAAAGCCGGCATCGGCATCTGCGTCACCATGGACGCGGACGGCCAGCACAACCCGGAAGAGATCCCCGGCCTTCTCCGGCCACTGCTGGAAAATGAAAGCGATATCGTTATCGGCTCGCGTATTGTCGGCTCCCGGGAAAAGGACAGTCTCTTCCGGCTGGCCGGGGTCTATTTCTTCAGTTTTATCATCAACCGGCTGACCGGGCTTGCCATCACCGACCCGTCCAGCGGATTCCGGGCCTTCAAAATGGATGTGGTCCGGCGCATCCCCCTGGACGAAGACCAGTTTCACACCAGTGAACTGATCATCAACGCCGCCAAGGCCGGCTTCCGGATCCGCGAAGCGCCGGTCACCATAATGAAACGCAAATACGGCAAGAGCAAGAAGGGACGGAACTGGTTTTACGGTCTTAATTTCGCGAAAATTGTCATCAGGAGCTGGTGGCGATAG
- a CDS encoding glycosyltransferase, whose translation MKASVIIPAYNNLEDLRLLLPSVERQELGHHELEVILRDDGSRDDTCAWVKAHYPRMLLLSGENVGFSKCNNIAVQHATGSVLVFINADTVLDPKFISAGLNRFEQETRLGGINSNMIMPWVMDLQRFIDGERPAAGCGYFLNRYGFADYRDTESSSRDTGFISGGGCFVRREALEGEDPFFEDLWGGTAYCEDLDLSLRILSKGWRLSFEPAAILYHNQRPIRGSGLSQLKKFARVSANRITVYAINLSFLSFMRIVPDLFYGLFRKIDFLPLSEKMKKKATVAVALMLPLFGMLLPYWIYRNLRSGASRKHIQELSFLNRSTHE comes from the coding sequence ATGAAAGCGAGCGTGATTATTCCGGCCTATAATAATCTGGAAGACCTCCGCCTGCTGCTGCCGAGTGTTGAGCGGCAGGAACTGGGCCACCACGAACTGGAGGTCATCCTCAGGGATGACGGCTCCCGGGACGATACCTGCGCCTGGGTCAAAGCGCATTATCCCCGGATGCTGCTTTTGTCCGGAGAGAATGTCGGTTTTTCAAAATGCAACAATATCGCCGTCCAGCACGCCACCGGCAGCGTTCTGGTTTTCATCAATGCCGATACGGTCCTGGATCCGAAATTCATCTCCGCAGGACTGAACCGGTTTGAACAGGAAACGCGCCTGGGGGGGATAAACAGCAACATGATCATGCCCTGGGTAATGGATCTGCAGCGGTTTATTGACGGAGAACGGCCCGCCGCCGGCTGCGGATACTTTCTGAACCGTTATGGCTTCGCCGATTACCGGGATACGGAGTCCTCCAGCCGCGACACCGGATTTATCAGCGGCGGCGGGTGTTTTGTCCGCCGGGAAGCCCTGGAAGGCGAAGATCCGTTTTTTGAGGATCTGTGGGGGGGGACCGCCTATTGCGAGGACCTGGACCTGTCGTTGCGGATTCTGTCAAAAGGATGGCGGCTCAGCTTTGAACCAGCCGCGATTCTGTATCACAACCAGAGACCCATCCGGGGATCGGGATTAAGCCAGTTAAAAAAATTTGCCCGGGTCAGCGCCAATCGCATCACGGTCTATGCCATCAATCTTTCTTTTCTCTCCTTTATGCGAATTGTTCCCGACCTGTTTTACGGTCTGTTTCGAAAAATCGATTTCCTGCCCCTGTCCGAAAAAATGAAAAAAAAAGCGACAGTGGCGGTGGCCCTGATGCTCCCGCTGTTTGGCATGCTCCTGCCCTACTGGATCTACCGAAACTTGAGATCGGGGGCCTCTCGAAAACATATCCAGGAGTTGTCTTTCCTTAACAGGTCCACTCATGAATGA